TGCCAGACCTCGAGCTGTTCGGCCATGAGATCACCGGCTTTCACAATCTCCTCGCCATCGGCGCCCGAGTCGATCGCCATCGCCGCCGCCTGCACCGCGGCGATTTTTTCCTGGATGTCGCCACCACCCTGCACAATCTCCAGCGTGCGATCGCTCAGGTCGTACAGGGCGCGCTCCACTGCACGCTCTCGCACAATCCCGGCGTAGGTTCCGGCACTGGCAACACTCGGCGTGTTGTTCACCAGCGCTGCGCAGTGGCCCAGGGCGCGGTCGCCGTTGTCGAGCATGCCGATGTGATCGGCCACGGTCAGCATGTCCACCGCCTTGCCTGCAGCGCGCAGAGCCATGATTCCGCGGAACACCTCAGCGTTCTCGGCGAAGTAGAACGACTCCGGCGACAGGTCGTCCGACAAGGTGTCGATCAACTCGGGGCGCTGCAGCATCGCGCCCAGCAGGCCGTGTTCGGCTTCGAGGCTGTAGGGCTCACGCATGGTAGTTGCCTTCCACCACTTTCACGAAGTTGGTCGGGGCAATCAGCCAGTCGAAGGTCGCGCGGAATGGCGCGCCACCGAACTTGCCGGCAAGGCGCCCCATCAGGAAATCCGACTTGGCAACTGAGGCGAAGTAGTCAGCCCAGAATTCCAGGCTCTGGTGAACATCGCTCTGGCTCCACCGGGCCTTGAGTTGTTTCTTGCGCACCTCCGACACCAACACGACGGCTGGGAGGGCTGGAGTGAGCAATCGGTTGAACAACTCGACGATGTCCTGAACCGGGCAGGACGGCGAACGCGAAACGCGATCGCCATCAGGTGACGGTTCAATTGATGGTTCCTTTACGGTTCTGGGGGCACCTGGTGCCGGGGTGGGGGGCATTTCCTGCCGGGGTGATGGGGCATCTGGTGCCGGGGGGCATATCGTGCCGGGGGCATATGCTGCCGGGGTCAGGGTGTACCAGGTCGAACGGCCGAAGCGC
This portion of the Pseudomonas sp. MRSN 12121 genome encodes:
- a CDS encoding helix-turn-helix domain-containing protein, translated to MSTIIMTACWALQGMSPAQKAVLISLADNANDDGVCWPSIATIGARTCLSERAVRNALRWLEEVQLLTSHQRFGRSTWYTLTPAAYAPGTICPPAPDAPSPRQEMPPTPAPGAPRTVKEPSIEPSPDGDRVSRSPSCPVQDIVELFNRLLTPALPAVVLVSEVRKKQLKARWSQSDVHQSLEFWADYFASVAKSDFLMGRLAGKFGGAPFRATFDWLIAPTNFVKVVEGNYHA